A portion of the Gallus gallus isolate bGalGal1 chromosome 16, bGalGal1.mat.broiler.GRCg7b, whole genome shotgun sequence genome contains these proteins:
- the BG1 gene encoding uncharacterized protein LOC426940 isoform X11, giving the protein MHFLLGCNHPSFTLPWRTLLPYLVALHLLQPGSAQLRVVAPSLRVTANVGQDVVLRCQLSPCKDAWSSDIRWIQHRTSGFVHHYQNGEDLEQMEEYKGRTELLRDGLSDGNLDLRITAVSTSDSGSYSCAVQDGDGYADAVVDLEVSDPFSQITHPWKVALAVIVTILVGSFVITVFLYRKKGELSMEGMEHREVLSRDRDGRGGAELWSVEQLRPQSRWSLAAYQNKDLGVLAWEQPWDEKVFPLTMHFLCFYFAEGKDAELAELPAIVDEFPFPLFFFFNVLGAVQLVIHLIMHCFCFSFAERMDAKLGTLAAELERRDAKLETLAESLERRNAEFAEKLASDLERRNAQLDKLASDLVQQTKAVEKLNSQWSKLQSLKLTKSDTIQNNCIGYEKSPQAVNYSPLSNPEKHHEAKRRWYIKSDYPQYPNQRGVGPAHVGTHGTPI; this is encoded by the exons ATGCACTTTCTATTGGGCTGCAACCACCCCAGTTTCACCCTTCCCTGGAGGACCCTCCTGCCTTATCTCGTGGCTCTGCACCTCCTCCAGCCGGGATCAG cccagctcagggtGGTGGCACCGAGCCTCCGTGTCACTGCCAACGTGGGACAGGATGTTGTGCTGCGCTGCCAGTTGTCCCCTTGCAAGGATGCTTGGAGCTCAGACATCAGATGGATCCAGCACCGGACCTCTGGTTTTGTGCACCACTATCAAAATGGAGAGGACCTGGAGCAGATGGAGGAATATAAAGGGAGAACAGAACTGCTCAGGGATGGTCTCTCTGATGGAAACCTGGATTTGCGCATCACTGCTGTGAGCACCTCTGATAGTGGCTcatacagctgtgctgtgcaggatggTGATGGCTATGCAGACGCTGTGGTGGACCTGGAGGTGTCAG ACCCCTTTTCCCAGATCACCCATCCCTGGAAGGTGGCTCTGGCTGTGATCGTCACAATTCTGGTTGGGTCATTTGTCATCACTGTTTTTCTCTATAGGAAGAAAGGTGAGTTGAGCATGGAGGGGATGGAGCACAGGGAGGTGTTGAGCAGGGATAGGGATGGTCGgggtggtgctgagctctggtCCGTGGAG cagctgAGACCACAAAGCAGA TGGTCATTGGCCGCTTACCAGAACAAAGATTTGGGGGTATTGGCATGGGAGCAACCATGGGATGAGAAGGTGTTCCCTCTGACCatgcatttcctttgcttctattttgcagagggaaaagatGCAGAGTTGG cagaacTACCTGCGATAGTGGATGAGTTTCCCTtcccactattttttttttttaatgttttgggaGCTGTGCAATTAGTCATTCATCTCATAATgcattgtttctgcttttcctttgcagagagAATGGATGCAAAGTTGG GGACACTAGCTGCAGAACTGG agagAAGGGATGCAAAGTTGG AGACACTAGCTGAAAGTCTGG agagaagaaatgcagagtTCG CAGAGAAACTAGCTTCAGATCTGG AGAGAAGGAATGCACAGTTGG ATAAACTAGCTTCAGACCTGG TGCAACAAACCAAAGCAGTGG agaaATTGAATTCACAGTGGAGTAAGCTGCAGTCATTAAAACTGACCAAATCTGACACCATCCAAAATAACTGCATAGGCTATGAAAAATCCCCCCAGGCCGTGAACTACTCTCCTCTTTCTAACCCAGAGAAACACCACGAAGCAAAGA ggCGATGGTATATAAAGTCTGATTATCCTCAGTACCCAAACCAAAGAGGTGTGGGTCCTGCACATGTGGGCACACATGGGACTCCAATCTGA
- the BG1 gene encoding uncharacterized protein LOC426940 isoform X25: MHFLLGCNHPSFTLPWRTLLPYLVALHLLQPGSAQLRVVAPSLRVTANVGQDVVLRCQLSPCKDAWSSDIRWIQHRTSGFVHHYQNGEDLEQMEEYKGRTELLRDGLSDGNLDLRITAVSTSDSGSYSCAVQDGDGYADAVVDLEVSDPFSQITHPWKVALAVIVTILVGSFVITVFLYRKKAETTKQKGKDAELAELPAIVDEFPFPLFFFFNVLGAVQLVIHLIMHCFCFSFAERMDAKLGTLAAELERRDAKLETLVENLERRNAEFAEKLASELERRDAKLETLAESLERRNAEFAEKLASDLERRNAQLDKLASDLVQQTKAVEKLNSQWSKLQSLKLTKSDTIQNNCIGYEKSPQAVNYSPLSNPEKHHEAKRRWYIKSDYPQYPNQRGVGPAHVGTHGTPI, encoded by the exons ATGCACTTTCTATTGGGCTGCAACCACCCCAGTTTCACCCTTCCCTGGAGGACCCTCCTGCCTTATCTCGTGGCTCTGCACCTCCTCCAGCCGGGATCAG cccagctcagggtGGTGGCACCGAGCCTCCGTGTCACTGCCAACGTGGGACAGGATGTTGTGCTGCGCTGCCAGTTGTCCCCTTGCAAGGATGCTTGGAGCTCAGACATCAGATGGATCCAGCACCGGACCTCTGGTTTTGTGCACCACTATCAAAATGGAGAGGACCTGGAGCAGATGGAGGAATATAAAGGGAGAACAGAACTGCTCAGGGATGGTCTCTCTGATGGAAACCTGGATTTGCGCATCACTGCTGTGAGCACCTCTGATAGTGGCTcatacagctgtgctgtgcaggatggTGATGGCTATGCAGACGCTGTGGTGGACCTGGAGGTGTCAG ACCCCTTTTCCCAGATCACCCATCCCTGGAAGGTGGCTCTGGCTGTGATCGTCACAATTCTGGTTGGGTCATTTGTCATCACTGTTTTTCTCTATAGGAAGAAAG ctgAGACCACAAAGCAGA agggaaaagatGCAGAGTTGG cagaacTACCTGCGATAGTGGATGAGTTTCCCTtcccactattttttttttttaatgttttgggaGCTGTGCAATTAGTCATTCATCTCATAATgcattgtttctgcttttcctttgcagagagAATGGATGCAAAGTTGG GGACACTAGCTGCAGAACTGG agagAAGGGATGCAAAGTTGG AGACACTAGTTGAAAATCTGG agagaagaaatgcagagtTCG CAGAGAAACTAGCTTCAGAACTGG agagAAGGGATGCAAAGTTGG AGACACTAGCTGAAAGTCTGG agagaagaaatgcagagtTCG CAGAGAAACTAGCTTCAGATCTGG AGAGAAGGAATGCACAGTTGG ATAAACTAGCTTCAGACCTGG TGCAACAAACCAAAGCAGTGG agaaATTGAATTCACAGTGGAGTAAGCTGCAGTCATTAAAACTGACCAAATCTGACACCATCCAAAATAACTGCATAGGCTATGAAAAATCCCCCCAGGCCGTGAACTACTCTCCTCTTTCTAACCCAGAGAAACACCACGAAGCAAAGA ggCGATGGTATATAAAGTCTGATTATCCTCAGTACCCAAACCAAAGAGGTGTGGGTCCTGCACATGTGGGCACACATGGGACTCCAATCTGA
- the BG1 gene encoding uncharacterized protein LOC426940 isoform X14, giving the protein MHFLLGCNHPSFTLPWRTLLPYLVALHLLQPGSAQLRVVAPSLRVTANVGQDVVLRCQLSPCKDAWSSDIRWIQHRTSGFVHHYQNGEDLEQMEEYKGRTELLRDGLSDGNLDLRITAVSTSDSGSYSCAVQDGDGYADAVVDLEVSDPFSQITHPWKVALAVIVTILVGSFVITVFLYRKKGELSMEGMEHREVLSRDRDGRGGAELWSVEQLRPQSRWSLAAYQNKDLGVLAWEQPWDEKVFPLTMHFLCFYFAEGKDAELAELPAIVDEFPFPLFFFFNVLGAVQLVIHLIMHCFCFSFAERMDAKLGTLAAELERRDAKLETLAESLERRNAEFEKLASDLERRNAQLDKLASDLVQQTKAVEKLNSQWSKLQSLKLTKSDTIQNNCIGYEKSPQAVNYSPLSNPEKHHEAKRRWYIKSDYPQYPNQRGVGPAHVGTHGTPI; this is encoded by the exons ATGCACTTTCTATTGGGCTGCAACCACCCCAGTTTCACCCTTCCCTGGAGGACCCTCCTGCCTTATCTCGTGGCTCTGCACCTCCTCCAGCCGGGATCAG cccagctcagggtGGTGGCACCGAGCCTCCGTGTCACTGCCAACGTGGGACAGGATGTTGTGCTGCGCTGCCAGTTGTCCCCTTGCAAGGATGCTTGGAGCTCAGACATCAGATGGATCCAGCACCGGACCTCTGGTTTTGTGCACCACTATCAAAATGGAGAGGACCTGGAGCAGATGGAGGAATATAAAGGGAGAACAGAACTGCTCAGGGATGGTCTCTCTGATGGAAACCTGGATTTGCGCATCACTGCTGTGAGCACCTCTGATAGTGGCTcatacagctgtgctgtgcaggatggTGATGGCTATGCAGACGCTGTGGTGGACCTGGAGGTGTCAG ACCCCTTTTCCCAGATCACCCATCCCTGGAAGGTGGCTCTGGCTGTGATCGTCACAATTCTGGTTGGGTCATTTGTCATCACTGTTTTTCTCTATAGGAAGAAAGGTGAGTTGAGCATGGAGGGGATGGAGCACAGGGAGGTGTTGAGCAGGGATAGGGATGGTCGgggtggtgctgagctctggtCCGTGGAG cagctgAGACCACAAAGCAGA TGGTCATTGGCCGCTTACCAGAACAAAGATTTGGGGGTATTGGCATGGGAGCAACCATGGGATGAGAAGGTGTTCCCTCTGACCatgcatttcctttgcttctattttgcagagggaaaagatGCAGAGTTGG cagaacTACCTGCGATAGTGGATGAGTTTCCCTtcccactattttttttttttaatgttttgggaGCTGTGCAATTAGTCATTCATCTCATAATgcattgtttctgcttttcctttgcagagagAATGGATGCAAAGTTGG GGACACTAGCTGCAGAACTGG agagAAGGGATGCAAAGTTGG AGACACTAGCTGAAAGTCTGG agagaagaaatgcagagtTCG AGAAACTAGCTTCAGATCTGG AGAGAAGGAATGCACAGTTGG ATAAACTAGCTTCAGACCTGG TGCAACAAACCAAAGCAGTGG agaaATTGAATTCACAGTGGAGTAAGCTGCAGTCATTAAAACTGACCAAATCTGACACCATCCAAAATAACTGCATAGGCTATGAAAAATCCCCCCAGGCCGTGAACTACTCTCCTCTTTCTAACCCAGAGAAACACCACGAAGCAAAGA ggCGATGGTATATAAAGTCTGATTATCCTCAGTACCCAAACCAAAGAGGTGTGGGTCCTGCACATGTGGGCACACATGGGACTCCAATCTGA
- the BG1 gene encoding uncharacterized protein LOC426940 isoform X16, protein MHFLLGCNHPSFTLPWRTLLPYLVALHLLQPGSAQLRVVAPSLRVTANVGQDVVLRCQLSPCKDAWSSDIRWIQHRTSGFVHHYQNGEDLEQMEEYKGRTELLRDGLSDGNLDLRITAVSTSDSGSYSCAVQDGDGYADAVVDLEVSDPFSQITHPWKVALAVIVTILVGSFVITVFLYRKKGELSMEGMEHREVLSRDRDGRGGAELWSVEQLRPQSRWSLAAYQNKDLGVLAWEQPWDEKVFPLTMHFLCFYFAEGKDAELAELPAIVDEFPFPLFFFFNVLGAVQLVIHLIMHCFCFSFAERMDAKLGTLAAELERRDAKLETLVENLERRNAEFAEKLASDLERRNAQLDKLASDLEKLNSQWSKLQSLKLTKSDTIQNNCIGYEKSPQAVNYSPLSNPEKHHEAKRRWYIKSDYPQYPNQRGVGPAHVGTHGTPI, encoded by the exons ATGCACTTTCTATTGGGCTGCAACCACCCCAGTTTCACCCTTCCCTGGAGGACCCTCCTGCCTTATCTCGTGGCTCTGCACCTCCTCCAGCCGGGATCAG cccagctcagggtGGTGGCACCGAGCCTCCGTGTCACTGCCAACGTGGGACAGGATGTTGTGCTGCGCTGCCAGTTGTCCCCTTGCAAGGATGCTTGGAGCTCAGACATCAGATGGATCCAGCACCGGACCTCTGGTTTTGTGCACCACTATCAAAATGGAGAGGACCTGGAGCAGATGGAGGAATATAAAGGGAGAACAGAACTGCTCAGGGATGGTCTCTCTGATGGAAACCTGGATTTGCGCATCACTGCTGTGAGCACCTCTGATAGTGGCTcatacagctgtgctgtgcaggatggTGATGGCTATGCAGACGCTGTGGTGGACCTGGAGGTGTCAG ACCCCTTTTCCCAGATCACCCATCCCTGGAAGGTGGCTCTGGCTGTGATCGTCACAATTCTGGTTGGGTCATTTGTCATCACTGTTTTTCTCTATAGGAAGAAAGGTGAGTTGAGCATGGAGGGGATGGAGCACAGGGAGGTGTTGAGCAGGGATAGGGATGGTCGgggtggtgctgagctctggtCCGTGGAG cagctgAGACCACAAAGCAGA TGGTCATTGGCCGCTTACCAGAACAAAGATTTGGGGGTATTGGCATGGGAGCAACCATGGGATGAGAAGGTGTTCCCTCTGACCatgcatttcctttgcttctattttgcagagggaaaagatGCAGAGTTGG cagaacTACCTGCGATAGTGGATGAGTTTCCCTtcccactattttttttttttaatgttttgggaGCTGTGCAATTAGTCATTCATCTCATAATgcattgtttctgcttttcctttgcagagagAATGGATGCAAAGTTGG GGACACTAGCTGCAGAACTGG agagAAGGGATGCAAAGTTGG AGACACTAGTTGAAAATCTGG agagaagaaatgcagagtTCG CAGAGAAACTAGCTTCAGATCTGG AGAGAAGGAATGCACAGTTGG ATAAACTAGCTTCAGACCTGG agaaATTGAATTCACAGTGGAGTAAGCTGCAGTCATTAAAACTGACCAAATCTGACACCATCCAAAATAACTGCATAGGCTATGAAAAATCCCCCCAGGCCGTGAACTACTCTCCTCTTTCTAACCCAGAGAAACACCACGAAGCAAAGA ggCGATGGTATATAAAGTCTGATTATCCTCAGTACCCAAACCAAAGAGGTGTGGGTCCTGCACATGTGGGCACACATGGGACTCCAATCTGA
- the BG1 gene encoding uncharacterized protein LOC426940 isoform X38 → MHFLLGCNHPSFTLPWRTLLPYLVALHLLQPGSAQLRVVAPSLRVTANVGQDVVLRCQLSPCKDAWSSDIRWIQHRTSGFVHHYQNGEDLEQMEEYKGRTELLRDGLSDGNLDLRITAVSTSDSGSYSCAVQDGDGYADAVVDLEVSDPFSQITHPWKVALAVIVTILVGSFVITVFLYRKKAAETTKQKRMDAKLGTLAAELERRDAKLETLVENLERRNAEFEKLASELERRDAKLETLAESLERRNAEFAEKLASDLERRNAQLDKLASDLVQQTKAVEKLNSQWSKLQSLKLTKSDTIQNNCIGYEKSPQAVNYSPLSNPEKHHEAKRRWYIKSDYPQYPNQRGVGPAHVGTHGTPI, encoded by the exons ATGCACTTTCTATTGGGCTGCAACCACCCCAGTTTCACCCTTCCCTGGAGGACCCTCCTGCCTTATCTCGTGGCTCTGCACCTCCTCCAGCCGGGATCAG cccagctcagggtGGTGGCACCGAGCCTCCGTGTCACTGCCAACGTGGGACAGGATGTTGTGCTGCGCTGCCAGTTGTCCCCTTGCAAGGATGCTTGGAGCTCAGACATCAGATGGATCCAGCACCGGACCTCTGGTTTTGTGCACCACTATCAAAATGGAGAGGACCTGGAGCAGATGGAGGAATATAAAGGGAGAACAGAACTGCTCAGGGATGGTCTCTCTGATGGAAACCTGGATTTGCGCATCACTGCTGTGAGCACCTCTGATAGTGGCTcatacagctgtgctgtgcaggatggTGATGGCTATGCAGACGCTGTGGTGGACCTGGAGGTGTCAG ACCCCTTTTCCCAGATCACCCATCCCTGGAAGGTGGCTCTGGCTGTGATCGTCACAATTCTGGTTGGGTCATTTGTCATCACTGTTTTTCTCTATAGGAAGAAAG cagctgAGACCACAAAGCAGA agagAATGGATGCAAAGTTGG GGACACTAGCTGCAGAACTGG agagAAGGGATGCAAAGTTGG AGACACTAGTTGAAAATCTGG agagaagaaatgcagagtTCG AGAAACTAGCTTCAGAACTGG agagAAGGGATGCAAAGTTGG AGACACTAGCTGAAAGTCTGG agagaagaaatgcagagtTCG CAGAGAAACTAGCTTCAGATCTGG AGAGAAGGAATGCACAGTTGG ATAAACTAGCTTCAGACCTGG TGCAACAAACCAAAGCAGTGG agaaATTGAATTCACAGTGGAGTAAGCTGCAGTCATTAAAACTGACCAAATCTGACACCATCCAAAATAACTGCATAGGCTATGAAAAATCCCCCCAGGCCGTGAACTACTCTCCTCTTTCTAACCCAGAGAAACACCACGAAGCAAAGA ggCGATGGTATATAAAGTCTGATTATCCTCAGTACCCAAACCAAAGAGGTGTGGGTCCTGCACATGTGGGCACACATGGGACTCCAATCTGA
- the BG1 gene encoding uncharacterized protein LOC426940 isoform X18: MHFLLGCNHPSFTLPWRTLLPYLVALHLLQPGSAQLRVVAPSLRVTANVGQDVVLRCQLSPCKDAWSSDIRWIQHRTSGFVHHYQNGEDLEQMEEYKGRTELLRDGLSDGNLDLRITAVSTSDSGSYSCAVQDGDGYADAVVDLEVSDPFSQITHPWKVALAVIVTILVGSFVITVFLYRKKGELSMEGMEHREVLSRDRDGRGGAELWSVEQLRPQSRWSLAAYQNKDLGVLAWEQPWDEKVFPLTMHFLCFYFAEGKDAELAELPAIVDEFPFPLFFFFNVLGAVQLVIHLIMHCFCFSFAERMDAKLGTLAAELERRDAKLETLVENLERRNAEFEKLASDLERRNAQLDKLASDLEKLNSQWSKLQSLKLTKSDTIQNNCIGYEKSPQAVNYSPLSNPEKHHEAKRRWYIKSDYPQYPNQRGVGPAHVGTHGTPI; encoded by the exons ATGCACTTTCTATTGGGCTGCAACCACCCCAGTTTCACCCTTCCCTGGAGGACCCTCCTGCCTTATCTCGTGGCTCTGCACCTCCTCCAGCCGGGATCAG cccagctcagggtGGTGGCACCGAGCCTCCGTGTCACTGCCAACGTGGGACAGGATGTTGTGCTGCGCTGCCAGTTGTCCCCTTGCAAGGATGCTTGGAGCTCAGACATCAGATGGATCCAGCACCGGACCTCTGGTTTTGTGCACCACTATCAAAATGGAGAGGACCTGGAGCAGATGGAGGAATATAAAGGGAGAACAGAACTGCTCAGGGATGGTCTCTCTGATGGAAACCTGGATTTGCGCATCACTGCTGTGAGCACCTCTGATAGTGGCTcatacagctgtgctgtgcaggatggTGATGGCTATGCAGACGCTGTGGTGGACCTGGAGGTGTCAG ACCCCTTTTCCCAGATCACCCATCCCTGGAAGGTGGCTCTGGCTGTGATCGTCACAATTCTGGTTGGGTCATTTGTCATCACTGTTTTTCTCTATAGGAAGAAAGGTGAGTTGAGCATGGAGGGGATGGAGCACAGGGAGGTGTTGAGCAGGGATAGGGATGGTCGgggtggtgctgagctctggtCCGTGGAG cagctgAGACCACAAAGCAGA TGGTCATTGGCCGCTTACCAGAACAAAGATTTGGGGGTATTGGCATGGGAGCAACCATGGGATGAGAAGGTGTTCCCTCTGACCatgcatttcctttgcttctattttgcagagggaaaagatGCAGAGTTGG cagaacTACCTGCGATAGTGGATGAGTTTCCCTtcccactattttttttttttaatgttttgggaGCTGTGCAATTAGTCATTCATCTCATAATgcattgtttctgcttttcctttgcagagagAATGGATGCAAAGTTGG GGACACTAGCTGCAGAACTGG agagAAGGGATGCAAAGTTGG AGACACTAGTTGAAAATCTGG agagaagaaatgcagagtTCG AGAAACTAGCTTCAGATCTGG AGAGAAGGAATGCACAGTTGG ATAAACTAGCTTCAGACCTGG agaaATTGAATTCACAGTGGAGTAAGCTGCAGTCATTAAAACTGACCAAATCTGACACCATCCAAAATAACTGCATAGGCTATGAAAAATCCCCCCAGGCCGTGAACTACTCTCCTCTTTCTAACCCAGAGAAACACCACGAAGCAAAGA ggCGATGGTATATAAAGTCTGATTATCCTCAGTACCCAAACCAAAGAGGTGTGGGTCCTGCACATGTGGGCACACATGGGACTCCAATCTGA
- the BG1 gene encoding uncharacterized protein LOC426940 isoform X27 — MHFLLGCNHPSFTLPWRTLLPYLVALHLLQPGSAQLRVVAPSLRVTANVGQDVVLRCQLSPCKDAWSSDIRWIQHRTSGFVHHYQNGEDLEQMEEYKGRTELLRDGLSDGNLDLRITAVSTSDSGSYSCAVQDGDGYADAVVDLEVSDPFSQITHPWKVALAVIVTILVGSFVITVFLYRKKAETTKQKGKDAELELPAIVDEFPFPLFFFFNVLGAVQLVIHLIMHCFCFSFAERMDAKLGTLAAELERRDAKLETLVENLERRNAEFAEKLASELERRDAKLETLAESLERRNAEFAEKLASDLERRNAQLDKLASDLVQQTKAVEKLNSQWSKLQSLKLTKSDTIQNNCIGYEKSPQAVNYSPLSNPEKHHEAKRRWYIKSDYPQYPNQRGVGPAHVGTHGTPI; from the exons ATGCACTTTCTATTGGGCTGCAACCACCCCAGTTTCACCCTTCCCTGGAGGACCCTCCTGCCTTATCTCGTGGCTCTGCACCTCCTCCAGCCGGGATCAG cccagctcagggtGGTGGCACCGAGCCTCCGTGTCACTGCCAACGTGGGACAGGATGTTGTGCTGCGCTGCCAGTTGTCCCCTTGCAAGGATGCTTGGAGCTCAGACATCAGATGGATCCAGCACCGGACCTCTGGTTTTGTGCACCACTATCAAAATGGAGAGGACCTGGAGCAGATGGAGGAATATAAAGGGAGAACAGAACTGCTCAGGGATGGTCTCTCTGATGGAAACCTGGATTTGCGCATCACTGCTGTGAGCACCTCTGATAGTGGCTcatacagctgtgctgtgcaggatggTGATGGCTATGCAGACGCTGTGGTGGACCTGGAGGTGTCAG ACCCCTTTTCCCAGATCACCCATCCCTGGAAGGTGGCTCTGGCTGTGATCGTCACAATTCTGGTTGGGTCATTTGTCATCACTGTTTTTCTCTATAGGAAGAAAG ctgAGACCACAAAGCAGA agggaaaagatGCAGAGTTGG aacTACCTGCGATAGTGGATGAGTTTCCCTtcccactattttttttttttaatgttttgggaGCTGTGCAATTAGTCATTCATCTCATAATgcattgtttctgcttttcctttgcagagagAATGGATGCAAAGTTGG GGACACTAGCTGCAGAACTGG agagAAGGGATGCAAAGTTGG AGACACTAGTTGAAAATCTGG agagaagaaatgcagagtTCG CAGAGAAACTAGCTTCAGAACTGG agagAAGGGATGCAAAGTTGG AGACACTAGCTGAAAGTCTGG agagaagaaatgcagagtTCG CAGAGAAACTAGCTTCAGATCTGG AGAGAAGGAATGCACAGTTGG ATAAACTAGCTTCAGACCTGG TGCAACAAACCAAAGCAGTGG agaaATTGAATTCACAGTGGAGTAAGCTGCAGTCATTAAAACTGACCAAATCTGACACCATCCAAAATAACTGCATAGGCTATGAAAAATCCCCCCAGGCCGTGAACTACTCTCCTCTTTCTAACCCAGAGAAACACCACGAAGCAAAGA ggCGATGGTATATAAAGTCTGATTATCCTCAGTACCCAAACCAAAGAGGTGTGGGTCCTGCACATGTGGGCACACATGGGACTCCAATCTGA
- the BG1 gene encoding uncharacterized protein LOC426940 isoform X43 has translation MHFLLGCNHPSFTLPWRTLLPYLVALHLLQPGSAQLRVVAPSLRVTANVGQDVVLRCQLSPCKDAWSSDIRWIQHRTSGFVHHYQNGEDLEQMEEYKGRTELLRDGLSDGNLDLRITAVSTSDSGSYSCAVQDGDGYADAVVDLEVSDPFSQITHPWKVALAVIVTILVGSFVITVFLYRKKAETTKQKGKDAELERMDAKLGTLAAELERRDAKLETLVENLERRNAEFEKLASDLERRNAQLDKLASDLVQQTKAVEKLNSQWSKLQSLKLTKSDTIQNNCIGYEKSPQAVNYSPLSNPEKHHEAKRRWYIKSDYPQYPNQRGVGPAHVGTHGTPI, from the exons ATGCACTTTCTATTGGGCTGCAACCACCCCAGTTTCACCCTTCCCTGGAGGACCCTCCTGCCTTATCTCGTGGCTCTGCACCTCCTCCAGCCGGGATCAG cccagctcagggtGGTGGCACCGAGCCTCCGTGTCACTGCCAACGTGGGACAGGATGTTGTGCTGCGCTGCCAGTTGTCCCCTTGCAAGGATGCTTGGAGCTCAGACATCAGATGGATCCAGCACCGGACCTCTGGTTTTGTGCACCACTATCAAAATGGAGAGGACCTGGAGCAGATGGAGGAATATAAAGGGAGAACAGAACTGCTCAGGGATGGTCTCTCTGATGGAAACCTGGATTTGCGCATCACTGCTGTGAGCACCTCTGATAGTGGCTcatacagctgtgctgtgcaggatggTGATGGCTATGCAGACGCTGTGGTGGACCTGGAGGTGTCAG ACCCCTTTTCCCAGATCACCCATCCCTGGAAGGTGGCTCTGGCTGTGATCGTCACAATTCTGGTTGGGTCATTTGTCATCACTGTTTTTCTCTATAGGAAGAAAG ctgAGACCACAAAGCAGA agggaaaagatGCAGAGTTGG agagAATGGATGCAAAGTTGG GGACACTAGCTGCAGAACTGG agagAAGGGATGCAAAGTTGG AGACACTAGTTGAAAATCTGG agagaagaaatgcagagtTCG AGAAACTAGCTTCAGATCTGG AGAGAAGGAATGCACAGTTGG ATAAACTAGCTTCAGACCTGG TGCAACAAACCAAAGCAGTGG agaaATTGAATTCACAGTGGAGTAAGCTGCAGTCATTAAAACTGACCAAATCTGACACCATCCAAAATAACTGCATAGGCTATGAAAAATCCCCCCAGGCCGTGAACTACTCTCCTCTTTCTAACCCAGAGAAACACCACGAAGCAAAGA ggCGATGGTATATAAAGTCTGATTATCCTCAGTACCCAAACCAAAGAGGTGTGGGTCCTGCACATGTGGGCACACATGGGACTCCAATCTGA